In one window of Kitasatospora sp. MMS16-BH015 DNA:
- a CDS encoding serine/threonine protein kinase translates to MADPIAGLPYWQVRFGSEGELLDDGGLLAALPTAGLSELYLLSHGWNTSTAGAAGLHQDMFTELSHQIDQFAPALRGKVGVVGLFWPSLLFPEDDPSGPGTPSTGAQLAAALAPAFAPAQQAGLQQATTLLDQQPADPAALQQAHALIGGLVTSPPLSAEDSGEQAVLTGPTAEVFGTLSGLAKAGTRTRSDAEGLPNPFTTLWQGAREALRTASYYEMKNRAGVVGRDGLGPLLGRIGAGGPRVHLMGHSFGARLVSFALTGLPAESAPTVGSLYLIQGAFSHFGFAAPLPVDSARNGFLAGLGAKVAGPLLATFSAADRAVGWWYPAASMLSHSDSESATDLTYRWGGMGHDGFQQDGVTQFELQEAGTPYAFQPGHFHRLHADAVIAADQSPFSGAHSDIRHPQVLWPALAAAL, encoded by the coding sequence ATGGCCGACCCGATCGCCGGGCTGCCGTACTGGCAGGTCCGCTTCGGTAGCGAGGGCGAACTCCTCGACGACGGCGGCCTGTTGGCCGCACTGCCCACCGCCGGGCTGAGCGAGCTGTACCTGCTCTCGCACGGCTGGAACACCTCCACCGCCGGGGCCGCCGGTCTCCACCAGGACATGTTCACCGAACTCTCGCACCAGATCGACCAGTTCGCCCCCGCCCTGCGCGGCAAGGTGGGAGTGGTCGGCCTGTTCTGGCCCTCGCTGCTCTTCCCCGAGGACGACCCTTCCGGGCCCGGCACGCCCTCCACCGGTGCGCAGTTGGCGGCGGCGCTGGCCCCGGCCTTCGCGCCCGCCCAGCAGGCCGGGCTCCAGCAGGCCACCACGCTGCTCGACCAGCAGCCGGCCGACCCGGCCGCCCTCCAGCAGGCCCACGCGCTGATCGGCGGCCTGGTCACCTCGCCGCCGCTCTCCGCGGAGGACAGCGGCGAGCAGGCGGTGCTGACCGGCCCGACCGCCGAGGTCTTCGGCACCCTCTCCGGCCTGGCGAAGGCCGGCACCAGGACCCGCTCGGACGCGGAGGGGCTGCCGAACCCGTTCACCACGCTCTGGCAGGGCGCCCGCGAGGCGCTGCGCACGGCCAGCTACTACGAGATGAAGAACCGCGCCGGGGTGGTGGGCCGGGACGGGCTCGGCCCACTGCTCGGGCGGATCGGCGCGGGCGGGCCCCGGGTGCACCTGATGGGCCACAGCTTCGGGGCCCGGCTGGTCTCCTTCGCCCTGACCGGCCTGCCGGCCGAGAGCGCGCCCACCGTGGGCTCGCTCTACCTGATCCAGGGCGCCTTCTCGCACTTCGGCTTCGCCGCCCCGCTGCCGGTGGACTCCGCCCGCAACGGCTTCCTGGCCGGGTTGGGCGCCAAGGTGGCCGGGCCGTTGCTGGCCACCTTCTCGGCGGCCGACCGCGCGGTGGGCTGGTGGTACCCGGCGGCCTCGATGCTCAGCCACAGCGACTCCGAGAGCGCCACCGACCTCACCTACCGCTGGGGCGGCATGGGCCACGACGGCTTCCAGCAGGACGGCGTGACCCAGTTCGAGCTCCAGGAGGCGGGCACGCCCTACGCCTTCCAGCCGGGGCACTTCCACCGCCTGCACGCCGACGCGGTGATCGCCGCCGACCAGTCCCCGTTCTCCGGCGCGCACAGCGACATCCGCCACCCTCAGGTGCTCTGGCCCGCCCTGGCCGCCGCACTCTGA
- a CDS encoding McrC family protein → MSSLPERRISEYESLDLAENQLTERDLTRLRGLQSQRRFTVDAGPRGWRLTAGATVGVLVLDRFRLVIEPKMALTGDQLIHWLCYALAVPVPHQTTLRHWAADRHGYADLVAAGLLTECQTLLRDGLRRDYLGKDRLEPVLRGRLDITAQATRRFGMLDKLHVRTFERDADIWENRVCGAALAAAVTTTANPELARALRDLAAAFPRDTTPAASLRSLDRARYHRLNIRYRPAHTWAGLLLRGGGVTDLLSGGEYHADSLLLDLPRLWEAVVRRLAAEAATPLGGRIVPSSGGTAITTSGDLSRHPGFHPDLLLGFPTTAPPGEQVLLPVDAKYKRYGQKPVSSTDVHQLLTYMAGYCRGADPRSVIVYPSPGGLRHRTLRVAGPYGRLGTIHVAGLDIAADPSDSASDLRELCLSDFACDN, encoded by the coding sequence ATGAGTAGCCTGCCGGAGCGGCGGATCAGTGAGTACGAGTCCCTCGACCTGGCGGAGAACCAGCTGACGGAACGGGACCTGACCCGGCTCCGAGGACTCCAGAGCCAGAGACGGTTCACCGTCGACGCCGGCCCCCGCGGCTGGCGGCTGACCGCCGGCGCCACCGTCGGAGTACTCGTCCTCGACCGGTTCAGGCTGGTCATCGAGCCGAAAATGGCTCTCACCGGCGACCAGCTCATCCACTGGCTCTGCTACGCCCTCGCCGTCCCGGTACCCCATCAGACCACGCTGCGGCACTGGGCCGCGGACCGGCACGGCTACGCCGATCTGGTCGCCGCTGGGCTGCTGACCGAGTGCCAGACGCTCCTGCGGGACGGGCTGCGCCGCGACTATCTCGGCAAGGACCGCCTCGAGCCCGTCCTGCGGGGCCGACTCGACATCACGGCACAGGCCACCCGTCGTTTCGGCATGCTCGACAAGCTGCATGTGCGCACCTTCGAACGCGACGCGGACATCTGGGAGAACCGGGTCTGCGGCGCCGCGTTGGCCGCCGCCGTCACCACTACGGCCAACCCGGAGCTCGCCCGTGCACTCCGTGACCTCGCGGCCGCCTTTCCGAGGGACACCACCCCCGCCGCGTCCCTGCGCTCCCTCGACCGAGCCCGCTATCACCGCCTGAACATCCGCTACCGGCCAGCCCACACCTGGGCCGGGCTCCTCCTGCGCGGCGGCGGTGTCACCGACCTGCTCTCCGGCGGCGAATACCACGCCGACAGCCTGCTGCTCGACCTGCCGAGGCTCTGGGAGGCAGTGGTGCGGCGCCTGGCCGCCGAAGCTGCCACACCGCTCGGCGGGCGGATCGTTCCCTCCAGCGGCGGGACGGCGATCACCACGAGCGGTGACCTCTCCCGCCACCCCGGCTTCCACCCCGATCTGCTGCTCGGCTTCCCCACCACGGCCCCTCCGGGCGAGCAGGTGCTGCTCCCGGTGGACGCCAAGTACAAGCGGTACGGGCAGAAGCCGGTCAGCTCCACCGATGTGCACCAACTGCTCACCTACATGGCCGGATACTGTCGTGGTGCAGACCCTCGCTCGGTGATCGTCTACCCGAGTCCCGGCGGACTACGGCACCGAACGCTCCGGGTGGCCGGGCCGTACGGCCGGCTGGGGACCATCCACGTCGCCGGCCTGGACATCGCCGCCGACCCGAGCGACTCCGCCTCCGATCTCCGCGAGCTGTGCCTGAGTGACTTCGCATGTGACAACTGA
- a CDS encoding TerD family protein, with amino-acid sequence MTTAAPSGDPTAESGHVGDWALVDVETSGLSPRQHRVLSIAVITVDAAGERTGEFSTLLDPGCDPGPVHIHGLTAERLRGAPTFDLVTRQVGLMLQGRVMVAHNAQFDYDFLAREFAVAGRPLPVSRRLCTVALNRRLGTPTGDMRLDTLATFYGVARHRAHDALDDTRVLAGVLRHSLAQAARLGVPLPLVACPPRRGFGYGPTAPKVPCGYRNPGRLAKGGPLVQGMKVAITGETTVPREELVHQAVAAGLNVMSSVSRLTSLLVTNDLGSGSAKAKRAMADGIPVVDEGHFRRLLENVQRGVAHEVPGGAHSTRPKGAPIAGPPPLLLPSATRSRPARRARGRLTGRRVLVLGGVHADASATRARVVELGGAAAVNLSAAVTDVVVLSGGEADRRMERIETLGLAVHRPGWPDTTAVEPDSGAGEALTAPAPAAQVLPRGGVADLPVSTDGTSWTVSASWAQQTSCEVDVVAFSLDQDEQVARDEDFVFYGAPESPDGTVHLSTDGPMEQAITVDLAPVPDSVRKIAIAAAIDGFATFGEVGAVEITLAAGISARPVLQSTLDAATTERTLLLAEIYRRGSSWRLRVVGQGFDHGLDTLARDYGVNIED; translated from the coding sequence ATGACCACGGCTGCACCGTCCGGCGACCCCACCGCGGAGTCAGGTCACGTCGGAGACTGGGCTCTAGTCGACGTGGAGACCTCAGGGCTGAGCCCGAGACAGCACCGGGTGCTGTCGATCGCAGTGATCACGGTCGACGCGGCAGGAGAGCGGACCGGCGAGTTCTCGACGCTCCTCGATCCCGGGTGCGATCCCGGACCGGTCCACATCCACGGTCTGACGGCAGAGCGTCTGCGTGGCGCGCCTACCTTCGACCTTGTCACCCGGCAGGTCGGCCTGATGCTGCAGGGTCGCGTGATGGTGGCACACAACGCCCAGTTCGACTACGACTTCCTGGCGAGAGAGTTCGCCGTTGCCGGCAGGCCGTTGCCGGTGTCCAGGCGGCTGTGCACCGTGGCACTGAATCGGCGGCTGGGTACGCCGACCGGGGACATGCGCCTGGACACCTTGGCGACCTTCTACGGCGTCGCCCGCCACCGTGCGCACGACGCGCTCGACGACACACGGGTACTGGCCGGCGTGCTGCGGCATTCCTTGGCGCAGGCGGCACGGCTGGGAGTGCCGCTGCCGCTGGTGGCGTGCCCTCCGCGCCGCGGCTTCGGCTACGGGCCGACGGCTCCCAAGGTTCCCTGCGGTTACCGGAATCCAGGGCGGCTGGCCAAGGGCGGTCCGCTGGTGCAGGGGATGAAGGTCGCCATCACCGGTGAGACGACGGTGCCCCGGGAGGAGTTGGTCCATCAGGCGGTGGCGGCCGGGCTGAACGTGATGTCGTCGGTCAGCCGACTCACCAGTCTGCTGGTCACCAACGACCTGGGCTCCGGATCGGCCAAGGCGAAGCGTGCGATGGCGGACGGCATCCCAGTCGTCGACGAGGGCCACTTCCGCCGTCTGCTCGAGAACGTGCAGCGGGGGGTGGCGCACGAGGTCCCCGGCGGTGCCCATAGCACGAGGCCGAAGGGGGCCCCGATCGCGGGTCCACCGCCGCTTCTCCTGCCGTCTGCGACGCGGAGCCGTCCAGCACGGAGGGCGCGCGGACGGCTGACGGGCCGACGTGTCCTCGTACTCGGGGGAGTGCACGCCGACGCGTCGGCGACCCGCGCGCGGGTCGTGGAGCTGGGGGGAGCGGCGGCCGTGAACCTCTCGGCCGCCGTGACCGACGTCGTGGTGCTGAGCGGTGGCGAGGCGGACCGGCGGATGGAGCGGATCGAAACGCTCGGGCTGGCCGTCCACCGACCGGGGTGGCCCGACACCACGGCCGTGGAGCCCGACAGCGGCGCGGGGGAGGCGCTCACCGCACCGGCGCCGGCCGCCCAGGTCCTCCCCAGGGGCGGGGTCGCCGATCTGCCGGTCAGCACGGACGGGACGAGCTGGACGGTCAGCGCGTCCTGGGCCCAGCAGACCAGCTGCGAGGTCGACGTTGTCGCCTTCAGCCTCGACCAGGACGAACAGGTCGCCCGTGACGAGGACTTCGTTTTCTACGGGGCCCCGGAGAGCCCGGACGGCACCGTGCACCTGTCGACGGACGGCCCGATGGAGCAAGCGATCACGGTCGACCTCGCGCCGGTGCCTGACTCGGTCCGCAAGATCGCCATCGCCGCTGCCATCGACGGCTTCGCCACCTTCGGCGAGGTGGGCGCGGTGGAGATCACCCTCGCCGCGGGCATCAGCGCCCGGCCGGTCCTCCAGTCCACACTCGACGCCGCGACCACCGAACGGACGCTGCTCCTCGCGGAGATCTACCGCCGCGGATCGTCGTGGCGGCTACGGGTGGTCGGCCAGGGGTTCGACCACGGCCTCGACACCCTGGCTCGCGACTACGGCGTCAACATCGAGGACTAG
- a CDS encoding S8 family peptidase, with translation MTSPAHPGGFCAVSPALRPGVPPDRRDQVVRVLPDGRSPVLVEMDLARDPSTEQTRQDFLAVHHEAFRTAADPPPEPRPLAASYVLCVLRPEEIQQLLAQDRGPDGHGPHTLFRIWPDYTLHAHIDRSVSTVKADAVRRAYAATGEGVVWGVLDSGIDAAHPHFADGTLTGRVARLHRDFTALVPPLPAPGEAVPDAPLTDPAGHGSHVAGIIAGALPPEARPLIGSVETVADGLPSWVARELGPGRELAGMAPRAQLVSLKVLAERGGELVTSSSAVIEALYYIRETLNTGGRLLLVHGVNLSFGCPWDPRDYACGLSPLCREVNLLAASGVVVVVSAGNGGFGGESLPGEGSSDARAVLATITDPGNAEGAITVGSTHRDRPHDFGVTYSSSKGPTLDGRLKPDLLAPGEHITSCATGRLRAQLATLAPPDQEIAAYVEESGTSMAAPHVSGAIAAFLSARPEFIGRAGEVKQLFCANATSLGRDRYLEGHGLLDLMRVMSAV, from the coding sequence ATGACCTCACCCGCCCACCCGGGCGGCTTCTGCGCGGTGAGCCCCGCGCTCCGCCCCGGCGTGCCGCCCGACCGACGCGACCAGGTCGTCCGGGTCCTGCCCGACGGCCGCAGCCCGGTGCTGGTGGAGATGGACCTGGCCCGCGACCCCTCCACCGAGCAGACCCGACAGGACTTCCTCGCCGTGCACCACGAGGCCTTCCGCACGGCCGCCGACCCGCCGCCCGAACCCCGTCCGCTGGCCGCCAGCTACGTGCTCTGCGTGCTGCGCCCGGAGGAGATCCAGCAGCTGCTCGCCCAGGACCGGGGGCCGGACGGGCACGGCCCGCACACGCTGTTCCGGATCTGGCCGGACTACACCCTGCACGCGCACATCGACCGCTCGGTCTCCACCGTCAAGGCCGACGCAGTCCGCCGCGCCTACGCGGCCACCGGCGAGGGCGTGGTCTGGGGCGTACTGGACAGCGGCATCGACGCCGCCCACCCGCACTTCGCCGACGGCACCCTCACCGGCCGGGTGGCCCGGCTGCACCGCGACTTCACCGCCCTCGTCCCGCCGCTGCCCGCCCCGGGCGAGGCCGTGCCGGACGCTCCGCTCACCGACCCGGCGGGCCACGGCAGCCATGTCGCGGGGATCATCGCCGGTGCGCTGCCGCCCGAGGCCCGGCCGCTGATCGGCAGCGTGGAGACGGTGGCCGACGGGCTGCCCAGCTGGGTGGCCCGGGAGCTGGGCCCAGGAAGGGAGTTGGCCGGGATGGCGCCCCGCGCGCAGCTGGTCAGCCTGAAGGTGCTGGCCGAGCGCGGCGGTGAACTGGTCACCTCCTCCAGCGCGGTGATCGAGGCGCTGTACTACATCCGCGAGACGCTCAACACCGGCGGCCGGCTGCTGCTGGTGCACGGGGTGAACCTGAGCTTCGGCTGCCCTTGGGACCCGCGGGACTACGCCTGCGGGTTGAGCCCGCTCTGCCGCGAGGTGAACCTGCTGGCGGCCAGCGGCGTGGTGGTCGTGGTGAGCGCGGGCAACGGCGGCTTCGGCGGCGAATCGCTGCCGGGCGAGGGGAGTTCGGACGCCCGCGCGGTGCTGGCCACCATCACCGACCCGGGCAACGCGGAGGGCGCGATCACCGTCGGTTCCACCCACCGCGACCGGCCGCACGACTTCGGAGTCACCTACAGCTCCTCCAAGGGCCCGACCCTGGACGGCCGGCTCAAGCCCGACCTACTGGCCCCGGGCGAGCACATCACCTCCTGTGCGACCGGTCGGCTGCGGGCCCAACTCGCCACCCTGGCACCGCCCGACCAGGAGATCGCCGCGTACGTGGAGGAGAGCGGCACCTCGATGGCGGCCCCGCACGTCTCGGGCGCGATCGCCGCCTTCCTCTCCGCCCGGCCGGAGTTCATCGGCCGGGCGGGCGAGGTGAAGCAGCTGTTCTGCGCGAACGCGACCTCACTGGGTCGCGACCGCTACCTCGAAGGGCACGGCCTGCTCGACCTGATGCGGGTGATGTCCGCCGTCTGA
- a CDS encoding McrB family protein, producing MTDGTDVALLASLFDRSAVAEQATAAEVERQRVTADFPPVAWAELPLERYALGLDRAAADGPSFCQLLEFGTPKLGSIKGGSAAKHIMYRHHSGEWRLAAPLQQAGTHQAAWERLRSQFTAAFDAAGRGDFDALDDLELLQYGPALVTKALAVYFPEHFLRIYSAAHLRRFIELLGGVPQRNMPAWQANRLLRDLVLKHPAFEDWSMDEVATFLYESFDPRPRQRTVWKIAPGDKARLWQDCLDGGFICVGWDGTGDLTQYEGEEDLRAELDRLPDAKPRGSLLAARRLLDFRDLEPGDVVIANRGKSEVLGLGTVTDGYRFDPGRSEYRHLVSVEWDVSYAQRLAREQPWQSTFAKVSRPLLKEIRAGRPRAAGAQTGPAPEPTAAELPDEVRQVLDALHRKGQVILHGPPGTGKTRLALSVALALAGQAEAIDAAPAERDSAMRGLHDDSSIKLVTFHPSYGYEDFVEGFKPDPDASGTGLSLKPTDGVFHRLCAAAEKDPERTFLLIIDEINRGDLPRIFGELITLLELDKRSLTVDLPITGRRFSVPPNIRIIGTMNTADRSISHLDAAVRRRFAFLRVAPDPDAVSGLVGPLNLGTFFSELNTRITRHLDADHQLGHAYFLRGGGPVATEEELEAVLHHDVVPLLEDHCLGRADLLQRILGRLVDETGQPHRIPSKDFLTTLVAEFPEASAGADE from the coding sequence ATGACCGATGGGACTGACGTAGCGCTCCTCGCCTCCCTGTTCGACCGATCGGCTGTCGCCGAGCAGGCCACGGCAGCCGAAGTCGAACGGCAGCGGGTGACGGCGGATTTCCCACCGGTGGCTTGGGCGGAACTGCCGTTGGAACGCTACGCGCTCGGCCTGGACCGTGCCGCTGCGGACGGCCCGTCCTTCTGCCAACTCCTGGAGTTCGGCACGCCGAAGCTCGGCAGCATCAAGGGCGGCAGCGCCGCGAAGCACATCATGTACCGGCATCACTCCGGAGAATGGCGGCTCGCGGCCCCGCTCCAGCAGGCCGGTACCCACCAAGCGGCGTGGGAACGTCTGCGGAGTCAGTTCACCGCAGCCTTCGACGCCGCCGGACGCGGCGACTTCGATGCCCTGGACGATCTGGAACTCCTGCAGTACGGCCCGGCCCTGGTGACCAAGGCCCTGGCTGTGTACTTCCCCGAGCACTTCCTGCGCATCTACTCCGCCGCCCACCTGCGCAGGTTCATCGAGCTGCTCGGCGGCGTACCGCAACGGAACATGCCGGCCTGGCAGGCGAACCGGCTCCTGCGCGACCTGGTGCTGAAGCACCCCGCGTTCGAGGACTGGTCGATGGACGAGGTCGCCACCTTCCTCTATGAGAGCTTCGACCCGCGGCCGCGTCAGCGCACGGTCTGGAAGATCGCGCCCGGTGACAAGGCCCGTCTGTGGCAGGACTGCCTCGACGGCGGGTTCATCTGCGTCGGCTGGGACGGCACCGGAGACCTGACCCAGTACGAGGGGGAGGAGGACCTCCGAGCGGAGCTCGACCGGCTTCCGGATGCGAAGCCACGTGGCAGTCTTCTCGCGGCCCGGCGGTTGCTGGACTTCCGGGATCTCGAACCCGGCGACGTGGTGATCGCCAACCGCGGCAAGTCCGAGGTCCTGGGGCTGGGCACGGTCACTGACGGCTACCGTTTCGACCCGGGGCGCTCCGAGTACCGACACCTGGTCTCGGTGGAGTGGGACGTCTCCTACGCCCAGCGCCTTGCCCGGGAGCAGCCGTGGCAGTCCACCTTCGCCAAGGTGTCCCGCCCGCTCCTCAAGGAGATCAGGGCCGGCCGGCCCCGGGCCGCGGGAGCCCAGACCGGTCCCGCACCGGAACCGACCGCTGCCGAACTCCCGGACGAGGTACGGCAGGTCCTGGACGCACTGCACCGCAAAGGTCAGGTGATCCTGCACGGTCCGCCCGGTACGGGCAAGACCCGGTTGGCCCTCAGCGTGGCCCTGGCGCTCGCCGGCCAGGCCGAGGCCATCGACGCCGCACCTGCCGAACGTGACAGCGCCATGCGCGGACTGCACGACGACAGCAGTATCAAGCTCGTGACCTTCCATCCGTCCTACGGCTACGAGGATTTCGTCGAAGGATTCAAGCCCGACCCCGACGCCTCCGGCACCGGGCTCTCGCTCAAGCCCACGGACGGGGTGTTCCACCGCCTGTGCGCCGCCGCCGAGAAGGACCCCGAGCGGACGTTCCTGCTGATCATCGACGAGATCAACCGCGGCGACCTGCCGCGCATCTTCGGCGAACTGATCACCCTGCTGGAGCTCGACAAGCGCAGCCTCACCGTCGACCTGCCGATCACCGGCCGCCGCTTCTCGGTGCCGCCGAACATCCGGATCATCGGCACGATGAACACCGCGGACCGCAGCATCAGCCACCTCGACGCCGCGGTGCGCCGCCGCTTCGCGTTCCTACGCGTAGCACCGGACCCCGACGCCGTCTCCGGCCTCGTCGGCCCGCTGAACCTCGGCACGTTCTTCTCCGAGCTCAACACGCGCATCACCCGCCACCTCGACGCCGACCACCAGCTGGGCCACGCCTACTTCCTGCGGGGCGGAGGCCCGGTCGCCACCGAAGAGGAACTCGAAGCAGTCCTGCACCACGACGTCGTCCCCTTGCTGGAAGACCACTGCCTCGGCCGCGCCGATCTGCTGCAGCGCATCCTCGGCCGCCTGGTGGACGAGACCGGCCAGCCCCACCGAATCCCCAGCAAGGACTTCCTCACGACCCTGGTCGCGGAGTTCCCCGAGGCCTCGGCCGGAGCCGATGAGTAG